From one Hydrogenimonas thermophila genomic stretch:
- a CDS encoding response regulator: protein MMAKEKENQFNVLIVDDERMNIELAAAFLKEMKNIKISFAQNGQQAIKGIYGRNIDLVLLDINMPGIDGFEVCKLLKEDPKTCDIPIIFLTAQNSIEYITKAFEVGGADYINKPFNGEELKARVRTHLKLRATMQELKDKQSRLAQLSITDPLTKVYNLVYLQARLKQAIENGTDFWLVHLHVTSLEKINTLLGHRTAEGILQEVSKIVVDNSYRSDIIARLYGAHFGILVPNRRREELETMLLTLLRNINSSQKLSKNARCLIVANATKPSDTPYAILARSHTTLKRHKNNTDLPFLIEM, encoded by the coding sequence ATGATGGCAAAAGAGAAAGAGAATCAATTTAATGTGCTTATTGTTGATGATGAACGTATGAATATTGAGTTGGCTGCAGCTTTTTTAAAAGAGATGAAAAACATTAAAATAAGCTTTGCTCAGAATGGACAACAGGCAATAAAAGGGATATATGGCCGAAATATTGATTTGGTTCTCCTTGATATAAATATGCCAGGCATAGATGGATTTGAAGTATGTAAACTTTTAAAAGAGGATCCAAAAACTTGTGATATACCAATTATATTTCTTACTGCTCAAAATAGTATTGAGTATATTACAAAAGCTTTTGAAGTTGGAGGGGCAGATTATATAAATAAACCATTCAATGGTGAAGAGTTGAAAGCACGTGTTCGTACACATCTTAAACTTCGAGCAACAATGCAAGAGTTAAAAGATAAACAATCGCGTCTTGCTCAACTCTCTATTACAGATCCTTTAACAAAAGTATATAATTTAGTATATCTTCAGGCAAGATTGAAGCAAGCTATTGAAAATGGTACAGATTTTTGGCTAGTTCATCTTCATGTTACAAGTTTAGAGAAGATAAATACTCTGCTTGGTCACCGTACAGCCGAAGGAATACTTCAAGAAGTATCTAAAATAGTTGTTGATAACTCATACAGATCAGATATAATAGCAAGATTATATGGAGCACATTTTGGAATTTTAGTACCAAATAGAAGGCGTGAAGAGCTTGAAACTATGCTTTTAACACTTTTACGAAATATAAATTCATCTCAAAAACTCTCTAAAAATGCACGTTGTTTGATAGTTGCAAATGCTACTAAACCTTCAGATACACCTTATGCAATTTTGGCTCGTTCTCACACAACACTAAAAAGACACAAAAACA
- the galE gene encoding UDP-glucose 4-epimerase GalE → MKIFVTGGAGYIGSHTCVELLEAGYNVVVYDNLSNSSVEAINRVEKITGKNIEFIEGDIRDRAKLESALDGCDAVIHFAGLKAVGESVEKPLEYYDNNVCGTLRLLEAMQNVGVKKIVFSSSATVYGDPKKLPLTEDHPLRTTNPYGQTKLVIEEILRDLYRSDKSFGIMILRYFNPVGAHESGMIGEDPQGIPNNLMPFVSQVAVGRREYLNVFGGDYNTHDGTGVRDYIHVVDLALGHLKALEALKSNMCEAVNLGTGEGYSVLDVVKAYENASGKKVPYKIVSRRPGDIASCYADPSKARELLGWEAKFDLKKMCEDSWRWQSKNPYGYNSK, encoded by the coding sequence ATGAAAATTTTTGTTACAGGTGGAGCTGGTTATATTGGTTCGCACACTTGTGTTGAACTTCTTGAAGCTGGATATAATGTAGTTGTTTATGATAATCTTTCCAACTCCAGTGTAGAGGCTATTAATCGTGTAGAGAAGATAACTGGTAAAAATATTGAGTTTATAGAGGGCGATATAAGAGACAGGGCTAAATTAGAGTCAGCATTGGATGGTTGTGATGCTGTTATACATTTTGCAGGATTAAAAGCGGTTGGTGAGTCTGTTGAAAAACCTCTTGAGTATTATGACAACAATGTTTGCGGTACATTAAGACTACTAGAAGCTATGCAAAATGTGGGAGTAAAGAAGATAGTATTTAGCTCCTCTGCTACTGTATATGGAGATCCCAAGAAGCTTCCTTTAACTGAAGATCATCCACTTCGTACAACCAACCCTTATGGACAGACAAAACTTGTAATAGAAGAGATATTAAGAGATTTGTATAGATCAGATAAGAGTTTTGGAATTATGATTTTAAGATATTTTAATCCAGTAGGTGCTCACGAGAGTGGAATGATAGGTGAAGATCCTCAAGGTATTCCAAATAACCTTATGCCGTTTGTATCTCAAGTTGCTGTTGGAAGAAGAGAGTATTTGAATGTTTTTGGAGGAGATTACAATACACACGATGGGACAGGGGTTCGTGATTATATTCATGTTGTTGATTTAGCTCTTGGACACCTTAAAGCACTTGAAGCTCTAAAATCAAATATGTGTGAAGCTGTAAACCTTGGAACAGGAGAGGGGTACAGTGTGCTTGATGTTGTTAAAGCTTACGAAAATGCATCAGGAAAAAAAGTACCATATAAGATAGTTTCTCGTCGCCCTGGTGATATTGCTTCTTGTTATGCTGATCCATCTAAAGCAAGAGAGTTGCTTGGGTGGGAAGCAAAGTTTGATTTAAAAAAGATGTGTGAAGATAGTTGGCGATGGCAATCAAAAAATCCATACGGTTATAATAGTAAGTAA
- a CDS encoding BatD family protein: MRNILGKLITLFLIPVWLIASNVQVSVDKREVTRGDTVTFTITAEGENIDFPVINSIDNFPVLGTAQRSNISIINGNITKSLSKSYTFAPMKDVTIPSFELKIDGKTYKTDPIKVKVTKVATSSAGSDAILTMSVDKREVHVGEPVNLTVTLKYRRDKNYVESQVESPEFSNFWIKQVGNVQEYVEGNYIVKKVKYIIFPQKAGNFKLEPLTAKLARRVAVKQPFGNDPFFNDDFFNTMFARLETKRIASNTLSIEVKPLPNSLELYGKFDISVTVDKKEVEANKPVKVGIRIDGYGNIDDIKKFDLNIPDAVVYADEPKIDTRISNGKYGGTFMQTITVVAESNFTIPSLTLKFVDSETNQPTEIKSEPIKIFVKGGKKADTNIEQKIVKQPEVVKKDSKDKENNVGSAMLSQKEQTASGWLMFIIGLAVGVLSAFGISKFRQNRVSMKSLSSKARAIRQAKDEKELFELLLPYIKDDPQIEDAVKKLEENLFKGASHRIDKKLLAEIIEEIEEESGDSKRGV; the protein is encoded by the coding sequence ATGAGAAACATCCTTGGTAAGTTAATAACTCTATTTCTAATTCCTGTATGGCTCATTGCTTCAAATGTTCAGGTAAGTGTAGATAAGAGAGAGGTAACTAGAGGCGATACAGTAACATTTACAATTACAGCCGAGGGTGAAAATATAGATTTCCCTGTTATTAACTCTATTGATAATTTTCCTGTTTTAGGGACTGCACAGCGCTCTAATATCTCTATTATTAATGGCAATATAACCAAAAGTTTAAGTAAAAGCTACACTTTCGCTCCAATGAAAGATGTAACCATTCCATCATTTGAACTAAAAATTGATGGTAAAACTTATAAGACAGATCCTATTAAAGTTAAAGTAACAAAAGTTGCAACTTCATCAGCTGGAAGTGATGCCATACTTACAATGAGTGTAGATAAAAGAGAAGTTCATGTTGGAGAACCTGTGAATCTAACTGTAACTTTAAAGTATAGAAGAGATAAAAATTATGTAGAGAGCCAAGTAGAGTCTCCTGAATTTTCCAACTTTTGGATAAAACAGGTAGGTAATGTTCAAGAGTATGTTGAAGGTAATTATATTGTTAAAAAAGTTAAATATATAATTTTCCCTCAAAAAGCAGGAAACTTTAAATTGGAGCCTTTGACTGCTAAATTGGCAAGGCGTGTGGCAGTTAAGCAACCATTTGGGAATGATCCATTTTTTAATGATGATTTCTTTAACACAATGTTTGCAAGACTTGAAACAAAACGCATTGCTTCTAACACTCTCTCAATTGAAGTCAAGCCACTTCCAAACAGTTTAGAGCTTTACGGAAAATTTGATATAAGCGTTACTGTAGATAAAAAGGAGGTTGAAGCAAACAAGCCAGTTAAAGTAGGCATTCGCATAGATGGGTATGGAAATATTGATGATATTAAAAAGTTTGATCTAAATATTCCTGATGCAGTAGTCTATGCTGATGAACCAAAAATAGATACACGCATAAGTAACGGAAAGTATGGCGGAACATTTATGCAAACTATTACAGTAGTTGCAGAGAGTAATTTTACTATTCCTTCATTAACTCTTAAATTTGTAGATTCTGAAACCAATCAGCCAACTGAGATTAAGAGTGAGCCAATTAAAATTTTTGTCAAAGGTGGTAAAAAAGCAGATACTAACATAGAGCAAAAAATAGTTAAACAACCTGAAGTGGTTAAAAAAGATAGTAAAGATAAAGAGAATAACGTAGGTAGTGCAATGTTATCACAAAAAGAGCAGACAGCTTCAGGTTGGCTTATGTTTATTATAGGTCTGGCAGTAGGAGTTTTATCTGCTTTTGGTATATCAAAGTTTAGACAAAACAGAGTATCTATGAAATCTTTAAGTAGTAAAGCTCGTGCTATACGACAAGCCAAAGATGAAAAAGAGCTTTTTGAACTTCTATTGCCATATATTAAAGACGATCCACAAATTGAAGATGCTGTAAAGAAGCTAGAAGAGAACCTGTTTAAAGGTGCATCTCACCGTATAGATAAAAAGTTATTGGCAGAGATTATAGAAGAGATTGAAGAGGAGAGTGGTGATAGCAAAAGAGGGGTTTAA
- a CDS encoding tetratricopeptide repeat protein, whose product MKKVILLLFILIQFLNASIFDFQTLDEAKNAYESGNYEKAAKLYAKIAKEGNDEAKFNAADALYKAGKFQEALTLFKSISSKNLQFEKLHNMGNCYANLKKFDDAINMYEAALKIREDKDTRFNLELLKKLKKQNQQNKKQSQNSKDKNSKQNSDQNKKGDQKNRSNKQNQNQKNNKKDQQKDKKEKSEQNKKEKQEKKKSDSKRDEKKEQNRRVIKKDEPISDMEVRKWNKVLNQRGIHTLMLPLQTENKGADNEKHPW is encoded by the coding sequence ATGAAAAAAGTAATTTTATTACTATTTATTTTAATACAATTTTTAAATGCATCAATCTTTGATTTTCAAACTCTAGATGAAGCAAAAAATGCTTATGAGAGCGGTAATTATGAAAAAGCTGCTAAGCTTTATGCAAAAATAGCCAAAGAGGGCAATGATGAAGCAAAATTTAATGCAGCAGATGCACTCTATAAAGCAGGCAAATTTCAAGAAGCTCTGACACTTTTTAAATCTATCTCTTCAAAAAATCTGCAGTTTGAAAAGCTTCATAATATGGGAAATTGCTATGCAAATCTAAAAAAGTTTGATGATGCAATAAATATGTATGAAGCGGCTCTTAAAATTAGAGAAGATAAAGATACAAGGTTCAATCTTGAACTACTTAAAAAATTAAAAAAACAAAATCAACAAAATAAAAAACAAAGTCAAAACAGTAAAGATAAAAATTCCAAACAAAATAGTGATCAAAATAAAAAAGGTGATCAAAAAAATAGAAGTAATAAACAGAACCAAAACCAAAAAAATAACAAAAAAGATCAGCAAAAAGATAAAAAAGAGAAATCTGAACAAAATAAGAAAGAGAAACAAGAGAAGAAAAAATCTGACTCAAAAAGAGATGAAAAAAAAGAGCAAAATCGCAGAGTTATAAAAAAAGATGAACCAATCAGTGATATGGAGGTTAGAAAGTGGAACAAAGTTTTAAATCAAAGAGGTATTCATACACTGATGCTTCCATTGCAAACAGAAAATAAAGGAGCAGATAATGAGAAACATCCTTGGTAA
- a CDS encoding vWA domain-containing protein produces MQFLYPYVLFLLLLIPLLWVLLGKSKDALKNYFTPELYEKMVAKGGGMSRRNRQALLLASLALGIVALARPVIDNGEIKVKSETTDLVVAFDISRSMFANDVYPNRFSLSQRKFFDLLENLKDTRIAVIGFSSRAFLVAPLTSDYASLRYLVKHMGLDYISLKGTDMMAPLEVTKNLLKNRTKKALLIFTDGGDKKDFSKEIDFAKREGIKVFIYAVGTDKGGVMKIGRDVVRDENGDVVITHLNSAVKSLAEATGGVYKEFSFKSADAKELAEIIKDSLHSGEIKEDVIRDRKELFKIPLMLAIILFLMSFSSLPKWSRV; encoded by the coding sequence ATGCAGTTTTTATATCCTTATGTTCTGTTTTTACTGCTTTTGATTCCACTGTTGTGGGTACTTTTAGGTAAAAGTAAAGATGCATTAAAAAACTATTTTACCCCGGAACTTTATGAAAAGATGGTTGCTAAAGGTGGTGGAATGAGCAGGCGTAACCGTCAAGCTCTACTGCTTGCTAGTTTGGCACTTGGAATTGTAGCATTGGCTCGTCCTGTAATAGACAATGGTGAGATAAAGGTAAAAAGTGAAACAACTGATTTGGTTGTAGCATTTGATATATCAAGATCGATGTTTGCAAATGATGTTTACCCTAACCGTTTTTCGCTATCTCAAAGAAAATTTTTTGATCTTCTTGAAAATTTAAAAGATACTCGCATTGCAGTAATAGGTTTTAGCTCTCGCGCTTTTCTTGTGGCACCTTTGACAAGTGACTATGCATCTTTGAGATATTTGGTTAAGCATATGGGACTTGACTATATCTCTTTAAAGGGAACCGATATGATGGCTCCTTTAGAGGTTACAAAAAATCTTCTTAAAAACCGTACGAAAAAAGCACTGCTTATCTTTACTGATGGAGGAGATAAAAAAGATTTTTCTAAAGAGATTGATTTTGCAAAAAGAGAAGGAATTAAAGTTTTCATCTATGCTGTCGGAACTGATAAGGGTGGAGTAATGAAAATTGGCAGAGATGTTGTACGTGATGAGAATGGAGATGTGGTTATTACTCATCTTAACTCGGCTGTTAAAAGTTTGGCTGAAGCTACCGGTGGTGTTTATAAAGAGTTCTCTTTTAAGTCTGCAGATGCAAAGGAGTTAGCAGAGATTATTAAAGATAGTTTGCATTCAGGAGAGATAAAAGAGGATGTCATTAGAGATAGAAAAGAGTTATTTAAAATCCCTTTGATGCTTGCAATAATTCTTTTTCTTATGAGCTTTTCTTCACTTCCTAAATGGAGTAGAGTATGA
- a CDS encoding vWA domain-containing protein, giving the protein MSGFTFEEPLAFLTLILYFICNRWCKPRFESIWFPGSERLKDVSKKRTTWFNFLKFTAFFLLVTALASPVVKNEVVIQNDKGYEISLILDASGSMSQSNKFEIVKEIVTEFVKARKHDKLGLTIFADFAYVAVPLTYDKESLLRLLKKVDVGIAGTRRTALYEALFMSTKLFKDSQAKNKIAILLTDGMDNAGSVPLEVAINTAKKYGIKVYTIGIGARGDYNPYVLEKIAKDTGAKFFEADSKQKLIEIYKEIDQLEKSDIKGNKYVKKSYYYMWPLSMALLLMVVLVVVRKRRGW; this is encoded by the coding sequence ATGAGTGGTTTTACTTTTGAAGAGCCTTTAGCTTTTTTGACTCTTATTCTATATTTTATCTGCAACAGATGGTGCAAACCACGCTTTGAAAGCATTTGGTTTCCAGGAAGTGAACGCTTAAAAGACGTAAGTAAAAAGCGTACAACCTGGTTTAATTTTCTTAAGTTTACAGCCTTTTTTTTACTTGTAACTGCACTTGCTAGTCCTGTAGTTAAAAATGAAGTTGTCATTCAAAACGATAAAGGGTATGAAATATCTCTGATTCTTGATGCAAGTGGCTCAATGTCTCAAAGCAATAAATTTGAGATAGTAAAAGAGATTGTTACAGAGTTTGTCAAAGCAAGAAAACACGATAAGCTTGGTTTAACAATATTTGCAGATTTTGCCTATGTTGCAGTACCACTGACATACGATAAAGAGTCTCTTTTACGTCTTCTTAAAAAGGTTGATGTTGGTATTGCCGGTACTAGAAGAACAGCTCTGTATGAAGCACTTTTTATGAGTACCAAGCTTTTTAAAGATTCTCAAGCAAAAAATAAAATTGCTATTTTATTGACTGATGGTATGGACAATGCCGGCAGTGTACCTTTAGAAGTGGCAATAAATACTGCTAAAAAGTATGGAATAAAAGTCTATACCATCGGTATAGGTGCAAGAGGAGATTATAATCCTTATGTACTTGAAAAAATAGCAAAAGATACAGGTGCAAAGTTTTTTGAAGCTGATTCTAAACAAAAGCTAATTGAGATTTATAAAGAGATTGATCAGCTTGAAAAGAGTGATATTAAGGGAAACAAGTATGTTAAAAAGAGTTACTACTATATGTGGCCTTTGAGTATGGCTCTTTTGTTGATGGTTGTTTTGGTTGTTGTTAGAAAAAGAAGGGGTTGGTAG
- a CDS encoding DUF58 domain-containing protein, with protein MKQKVKELLIKTKRRLFGQNIGNNVSVFQGNGIDFRELKEYAYGDDVRKINWNVTAREQKPYVNVFNEERELNIVICFISSGSIYFGSQRQKQEVMAEVMALLSFSAIKNSDRVTTIFFDENLDRFFKPTKSANSVYETLEYALNLDVIGRSADFNELSNYLLNAIKQRSIVLLLGDFYDLPDFSLLARKHEVYAVIVRDRFEEDPKLFGEYDLIDPVSKSHNSLDIDDSVILSFKEELERHDTELFTHFKKNRIPFVKIYTNEDPFIKLRELLK; from the coding sequence ATGAAACAGAAGGTAAAAGAGCTCTTAATCAAGACAAAACGAAGGCTTTTTGGTCAAAATATTGGTAATAATGTATCAGTCTTTCAGGGGAATGGCATAGACTTTCGTGAGTTGAAAGAGTATGCATATGGAGATGACGTACGAAAAATTAACTGGAATGTAACAGCCAGAGAACAAAAGCCTTATGTCAATGTCTTTAATGAAGAGCGTGAACTTAATATTGTTATATGTTTTATTTCAAGTGGTAGTATCTATTTTGGTTCACAAAGACAAAAACAGGAAGTTATGGCAGAAGTCATGGCTTTGCTTAGTTTTTCTGCCATAAAAAATTCAGATAGAGTTACAACAATATTTTTTGATGAGAACTTAGATCGATTTTTCAAACCTACTAAATCAGCAAACAGTGTTTATGAAACACTTGAGTATGCTTTAAATTTAGATGTAATTGGTCGTAGTGCTGATTTTAATGAACTCTCTAACTATCTATTAAATGCTATAAAACAACGATCTATTGTTTTACTTCTTGGAGATTTTTATGATTTGCCTGATTTTAGCTTGCTTGCAAGAAAACATGAAGTTTATGCTGTAATTGTACGAGATCGTTTTGAAGAGGATCCAAAACTGTTTGGTGAATATGATCTAATCGATCCAGTCAGCAAGAGTCATAATAGTTTAGATATTGATGATAGTGTTATTTTATCTTTTAAAGAGGAGCTTGAAAGACACGATACTGAACTATTTACTCACTTTAAAAAAAATCGCATCCCTTTTGTAAAAATTTATACTAATGAGGATCCTTTTATTAAACTCAGGGAGTTGCTTAAATGA
- a CDS encoding AAA family ATPase — translation MNQIIEDIKKEVGKVIVGHEHLVDAMLIALICEGHLLVEGVPGLAKTTAVNALSKALGLNFKRVQFTPDLLPSDITGTEIYDQKSGEFKVKRGPIFTNLLLADEINRAPAKVQSALLEVMQEKQVTIADSSIKVERPFLVMATQNPVEQEGTYRLPEAQLDRFMLKVNVGYNSIDEEFEIVSRVAKKGFGEISQVASKEDIENMQKELDNIHVDDAVQKYMLKLIFATRFPSEYGLNDMAGYIEFGASPRASIDLYRASRAVALIRGKDYVSPVDIAEVLESVLRHRIILNYKAEAEGITSETIIKAVQKAVRLP, via the coding sequence ATGAATCAGATAATAGAAGATATAAAAAAAGAGGTTGGTAAAGTTATTGTAGGTCATGAACATTTGGTTGATGCAATGCTTATTGCACTTATATGTGAAGGGCATCTTTTGGTAGAAGGAGTGCCTGGACTTGCTAAGACAACAGCAGTTAATGCATTGTCTAAGGCTCTTGGCTTGAACTTTAAAAGAGTTCAATTTACTCCAGACCTTCTTCCAAGTGATATAACAGGTACTGAAATTTATGATCAAAAGAGTGGAGAGTTTAAGGTTAAAAGAGGACCTATATTTACAAATTTGCTTTTGGCTGATGAGATAAACCGTGCTCCTGCAAAGGTGCAGTCTGCACTGTTAGAGGTAATGCAAGAGAAGCAAGTTACTATTGCTGACAGTTCTATTAAAGTAGAGCGTCCATTTTTAGTAATGGCTACGCAAAACCCTGTAGAACAAGAGGGTACTTACCGTTTGCCTGAAGCACAGCTTGATCGTTTTATGCTCAAAGTCAATGTAGGGTATAACTCTATTGATGAAGAGTTTGAGATTGTAAGCCGAGTAGCAAAAAAAGGTTTTGGTGAAATTTCTCAAGTAGCTAGTAAAGAAGATATAGAAAATATGCAAAAAGAGCTTGATAATATACATGTAGATGATGCTGTGCAAAAGTATATGCTAAAACTCATATTTGCTACACGTTTTCCTAGTGAGTATGGTTTAAATGATATGGCTGGGTATATAGAGTTTGGTGCAAGTCCACGTGCTTCTATAGATCTCTATCGTGCAAGTCGTGCTGTTGCACTTATACGAGGTAAAGATTATGTCAGTCCTGTTGATATAGCTGAAGTACTTGAAAGCGTTTTGCGTCACCGAATCATTTTGAACTATAAAGCTGAAGCAGAAGGCATTACAAGTGAGACCATCATAAAAGCTGTTCAAAAGGCTGTACGTTTACCATGA
- a CDS encoding mechanosensitive ion channel family protein, giving the protein MKKINLLFPFLLVTCLLASSSFWQTFIDIQNELYAHKIVESKVLEPIKDSNITKNETKMQTSEEDVTKLIDKRVQKFNELIALIKEKPYEVKSRNNPYYNSSEVDSIRAKLKTRITVNSKYGYKVAVTRDKIALATLQTKEHIYNFFVNLAENWTKLDAKAIESIIKKERDWLKTIDISTFKKFYELSKNDNNQISQQIVSNYLELRVQVDFYQDFLDYLLSNPTLLKYRSLTAILNLNSMIDNINSISSFAKINTTLRYIHLDMGRLVLFVLIMLFAWSASYLIYYRIYAFLKKQIIKKEDAVDDLLLANLNGIRRPFLILVIAFGFELGLEVLLYPSALPEKLILFLYALYLGIIVYILLILVDSIFTEYLFKKDELKNRHLRQELVNLILSIVKVTIVIIAGFMLLVRMGVNITGLLASLGIGGLAVALAAQNTLSNFFGLLKIIFDNSFSQGDWIETKDVEGTVVEIGFISTMIRTFDNALITVPNANLANSYIKNWSKRSVGRRIKMHIGVSYGASRESVMKAIDEIAAMLESHPGIATPKRVDKKVIVKSKREKKLVSIEDKYGIKTTLLVYLDEFADSSINILIYTFSKTVVWKEWLEIKQDVLLKIWEILERNNLEFAFPSQSIYFDPENVEKSFKAISEKPKV; this is encoded by the coding sequence ATGAAAAAAATAAATCTGCTGTTTCCATTTTTACTAGTTACTTGTCTATTAGCATCAAGTTCATTTTGGCAGACTTTTATAGATATACAAAACGAGCTGTATGCTCATAAAATAGTTGAATCCAAAGTTTTAGAACCCATAAAAGATTCCAATATTACCAAAAATGAAACAAAAATGCAGACTTCAGAAGAGGATGTAACAAAACTGATCGATAAACGTGTTCAAAAATTTAATGAACTCATAGCTTTGATTAAAGAGAAACCTTATGAGGTTAAAAGTAGAAATAATCCATATTATAACTCTTCTGAGGTTGACTCAATTCGAGCTAAGTTGAAGACAAGGATTACTGTAAATAGTAAATATGGATATAAAGTTGCTGTTACAAGAGATAAAATAGCTCTTGCTACACTACAGACAAAGGAGCATATTTACAACTTTTTTGTAAATTTGGCAGAAAACTGGACAAAATTAGATGCTAAAGCAATTGAATCAATTATAAAAAAAGAGAGAGATTGGCTTAAAACTATTGATATTAGCACTTTTAAAAAGTTTTATGAGTTATCTAAAAATGATAACAATCAAATATCACAGCAAATTGTTTCAAACTATCTCGAACTTCGTGTGCAGGTAGATTTTTATCAAGATTTTTTAGACTATCTTTTGTCCAATCCAACACTTCTTAAATATCGCTCTTTAACAGCAATTCTAAATCTTAACTCTATGATTGATAATATAAACTCAATCAGCTCTTTTGCTAAAATCAATACAACACTTAGATATATACATCTTGATATGGGTCGACTTGTACTTTTTGTTCTTATTATGCTTTTTGCTTGGAGTGCAAGTTACCTTATATATTATCGCATTTATGCATTTTTAAAAAAACAGATAATTAAAAAAGAGGATGCAGTAGATGACCTTTTATTGGCTAATTTAAATGGTATTCGTCGTCCTTTTCTAATTTTAGTTATTGCTTTTGGTTTTGAGCTTGGGCTTGAAGTACTGTTATATCCATCTGCATTGCCAGAAAAACTTATTCTCTTTTTATATGCCCTTTATTTAGGAATTATTGTCTATATTCTTTTAATTCTTGTAGATTCTATTTTTACAGAGTACCTTTTTAAAAAAGATGAACTAAAAAACAGACATTTACGGCAGGAGCTTGTAAATTTAATTCTTTCTATAGTAAAAGTAACAATAGTTATAATTGCTGGTTTTATGCTTCTTGTGCGTATGGGAGTTAACATAACCGGTCTTCTTGCCTCTTTAGGTATTGGAGGTTTGGCTGTAGCGTTAGCTGCTCAAAATACATTAAGTAACTTCTTTGGACTTTTAAAGATAATTTTTGACAACTCATTTTCTCAAGGTGATTGGATAGAGACAAAAGATGTAGAAGGTACTGTTGTTGAGATAGGGTTTATCAGTACAATGATAAGAACATTTGACAATGCACTTATAACTGTACCAAATGCCAACCTTGCAAACTCATATATCAAAAATTGGAGCAAAAGAAGTGTTGGTAGACGCATTAAGATGCACATTGGTGTCAGTTATGGAGCAAGCCGTGAGAGTGTAATGAAAGCTATTGATGAAATAGCGGCCATGCTTGAATCTCATCCTGGAATTGCAACTCCAAAAAGAGTTGATAAAAAGGTAATTGTAAAATCTAAACGTGAGAAAAAACTTGTTTCCATAGAAGACAAATATGGTATAAAAACAACGCTATTAGTCTATTTAGATGAATTTGCTGACTCTTCTATAAATATTTTGATCTATACTTTTTCAAAAACTGTTGTTTGGAAAGAGTGGCTTGAAATTAAACAGGATGTTTTACTTAAAATATGGGAGATTTTAGAAAGAAATAACCTTGAGTTTGCATTTCCTTCTCAATCTATCTATTTTGATCCTGAAAATGTGGAAAAAAGCTTTAAAGCTATTTCAGAAAAGCCAAAAGTTTAG
- the purU gene encoding formyltetrahydrofolate deformylase, whose amino-acid sequence MTKYYRVLIDCKDEKGLVYKISKTFYDFGLNVENNREFVDAQNGKFFMRSEVSGKFDPDALKKELENYLPNKANIRLIEPRPKRIVLMATKESHCLGDILIRHEANELEAEILGVISNYDSLRSLVEKFDIPYVCVSHEGLQRAEHEAKILEALEQFGDIDYIVLAKYMRILTPEFVSAYEERIINIHHSFLPAFIGANPYKQAYDRGVKIIGATAHFVNNNLDEGPIIAQDTIPINHTMDWKQMQRAGRDVEKIVLSKALKLALEDKIFVYANKTVIFD is encoded by the coding sequence ATGACCAAGTATTATCGTGTGCTTATAGATTGTAAAGATGAAAAAGGTCTTGTATATAAAATAAGTAAAACATTTTATGATTTTGGACTCAATGTAGAGAATAACAGAGAGTTTGTTGATGCTCAAAATGGTAAATTTTTTATGCGTAGTGAAGTTAGTGGAAAATTTGATCCTGATGCATTAAAAAAGGAGCTGGAAAACTATTTGCCTAATAAGGCAAATATACGTCTTATTGAGCCTAGACCAAAACGTATAGTATTGATGGCTACTAAAGAGAGTCACTGTTTAGGAGATATTTTAATACGCCATGAAGCTAATGAATTAGAAGCTGAAATTTTAGGTGTTATTTCTAACTATGACTCTCTTAGATCTTTAGTAGAAAAGTTTGATATTCCATATGTATGTGTTAGTCATGAAGGTTTGCAACGTGCAGAGCATGAAGCTAAAATTCTTGAAGCTCTTGAGCAGTTTGGTGATATTGACTATATAGTTTTAGCTAAGTATATGAGAATTCTTACACCTGAGTTTGTATCAGCCTATGAAGAGCGTATAATAAATATTCATCACTCTTTCTTACCTGCATTTATAGGTGCAAATCCATATAAACAAGCCTATGATCGTGGTGTAAAAATCATTGGAGCGACGGCACACTTTGTTAACAATAATCTAGATGAAGGGCCTATTATTGCACAAGATACAATTCCAATTAATCATACGATGGATTGGAAACAGATGCAACGAGCAGGTAGAGATGTAGAAAAAATTGTACTTTCAAAAGCGCTTAAACTTGCTCTTGAAGATAAGATTTTTGTTTATGCAAACAAAACAGTTATTTTTGATTAA